In Methanomicrobium antiquum, one DNA window encodes the following:
- a CDS encoding ArsR/SmtB family transcription factor — translation MGDSEYIINKDIIESLSSDTRINLLKLLVCRKKTNSELSKELSLQESTVHYHLKKMEEAGLINAKDDGHKWIYYELTPFGKAVAGDSKNSKFSIMLSSFLTFVTAFVAIYTYYTIPRLHMGFNVPFIGDPYFPLFLIALGALFLQIIILWKNRELLKR, via the coding sequence ATGGGGGATTCTGAATATATCATAAATAAAGACATAATTGAGTCTTTGTCATCGGATACCCGGATTAATCTGTTGAAACTACTTGTTTGCAGGAAAAAAACCAATTCTGAACTTTCAAAGGAACTCTCTCTTCAGGAATCAACTGTGCATTATCATCTTAAGAAAATGGAAGAGGCAGGTCTTATTAATGCGAAAGATGATGGACATAAATGGATATATTATGAACTGACTCCTTTTGGAAAAGCGGTTGCAGGAGATAGTAAAAATTCAAAGTTTTCAATTATGCTTTCGTCTTTTCTTACATTTGTGACTGCATTTGTTGCAATTTACACATATTATACAATTCCTCGTCTTCACATGGGATTTAATGTTCCATTCATTGGTGATCCATATTTTCCATTGTTTTTGATAGCACTGGGAGCATTATTCTTACAGATCATTATTTTGTGGAAAAACAGGGAGCTTTTAAAGAGATGA
- a CDS encoding V-type ATP synthase subunit D produces MALKDVKPTRSELIDLKKKIKLSERGYNILKMKRDGLILEFFKVLEDAKKSRGALVEGYDRATAMIAVANTVEGSIRVKGAAMAVKENPQITLKEKNIMGVVVPDIESSSVRKTLTERGYGVLGSSAVIDETATSFEELVEAIIEAAEIETTMKRLLDEIESTKRRVNALEFKVIPELKQARDFIKMRLDEMERDEIVRLKKIRAKTQAK; encoded by the coding sequence ATGGCGCTTAAAGATGTAAAACCAACACGTTCGGAGTTAATCGATCTTAAAAAGAAGATTAAGCTCTCCGAACGCGGGTACAACATCCTCAAGATGAAGCGCGACGGACTTATCCTTGAATTTTTCAAGGTGCTCGAAGACGCAAAAAAGAGCCGCGGTGCTCTTGTCGAGGGCTATGACCGTGCAACTGCGATGATTGCGGTTGCAAACACGGTTGAGGGTTCAATCAGGGTTAAGGGAGCGGCGATGGCCGTTAAGGAAAACCCGCAGATCACCTTAAAGGAGAAGAATATCATGGGCGTTGTTGTTCCTGATATCGAGTCTTCTTCTGTTCGAAAGACTCTGACCGAACGAGGATATGGTGTTTTAGGATCATCTGCTGTTATTGATGAGACTGCAACAAGTTTTGAGGAGCTTGTTGAGGCAATCATTGAGGCCGCTGAGATTGAGACAACCATGAAACGTCTTTTGGATGAGATTGAATCAACAAAACGCCGTGTAAATGCTCTTGAGTTTAAGGTTATTCCTGAACTTAAGCAGGCACGTGACTTCATTAAGATGAGACTTGATGAGATGGAACGTGACGAAATCGTCCGTCTCAAAAAGATCCGGGCCAAAACCCAGGCCAAATAA
- a CDS encoding V-type ATP synthase subunit B, protein MKEYRTITKIQGPLVFVEKTEPVGYNELVNIVQSDGRVKRGQVLDTSDDIVCVQVFETTAGVGKDAGVRFTGETIKMPVGKDMLGRIMSGAGTPKDGGPEIVPEKRLDINGAAINPYARASPSEFIQTGISTIDATNTLVRGQKLPIFSGAGLPHNEIALQIARQAKVPGSPEEFAVVFAAMGITKEEENQFMADFERTGALEHAVVFLNLADDPAVERIITPRLALTTAEYLAFELGYHVLVILTDMTNYCEALRQIGAAREEVPGRRGYPGYMYTDLASIYERAGIIKGKKGSVTQLSILTMPGDDITHPIPDLSGYITEGQIVVNRDLHRKGIYPPINVMPSLSRLMNLGIGPGKTRDDHKKVSDQMYAGYAEGVDLRGLVAIVGKDALSERDQRFLEFADMFEDRFVRQGHDEDRSIADSLNLGWELLSSLPEEQLTRIDRELIQKYHPKYRKKE, encoded by the coding sequence GTGAAGGAATATCGTACAATTACAAAGATTCAGGGACCTCTCGTTTTTGTCGAGAAGACAGAGCCTGTCGGATACAATGAGCTTGTAAACATTGTTCAGTCTGATGGCAGGGTAAAACGTGGTCAGGTTCTTGATACATCAGATGATATTGTCTGTGTTCAGGTCTTTGAGACCACAGCCGGTGTCGGAAAGGATGCAGGTGTCCGCTTCACAGGTGAGACTATCAAGATGCCTGTTGGAAAGGATATGCTTGGACGTATCATGTCCGGTGCAGGTACACCAAAAGACGGTGGTCCAGAGATTGTTCCGGAAAAGAGGCTTGACATAAACGGTGCGGCTATAAACCCGTATGCACGTGCGTCACCTTCTGAATTTATCCAGACTGGTATCTCAACAATCGATGCGACAAACACACTTGTACGTGGTCAGAAGCTTCCTATCTTCTCCGGTGCAGGTCTGCCGCACAATGAGATTGCTCTTCAGATTGCACGTCAGGCAAAGGTTCCGGGATCACCTGAGGAGTTTGCTGTTGTGTTCGCTGCTATGGGTATCACAAAAGAGGAAGAAAACCAGTTCATGGCTGACTTCGAGCGTACAGGTGCTCTTGAGCACGCTGTTGTGTTCTTAAACTTAGCTGATGACCCGGCTGTTGAGCGTATCATCACACCGCGTCTTGCACTTACAACAGCAGAGTACCTTGCATTTGAGCTTGGATACCATGTTCTTGTTATCTTAACAGATATGACAAACTACTGTGAGGCTCTCCGTCAGATTGGTGCTGCCCGTGAGGAAGTACCTGGAAGACGTGGATACCCTGGTTACATGTATACCGATCTTGCATCAATCTATGAGCGTGCAGGTATCATCAAGGGCAAGAAGGGTTCAGTTACACAGCTGTCAATTCTGACAATGCCTGGTGATGATATTACACACCCGATTCCTGACCTGTCCGGATACATCACAGAAGGACAGATTGTGGTTAACCGTGATCTTCACAGAAAGGGTATTTACCCGCCGATTAACGTCATGCCTTCACTCTCACGTTTAATGAACCTCGGTATAGGACCTGGAAAGACGCGTGACGATCATAAGAAGGTCTCTGATCAGATGTATGCAGGATATGCAGAAGGTGTGGATCTTCGCGGTCTTGTTGCAATTGTTGGAAAAGATGCATTATCAGAGCGTGATCAGCGTTTCCTTGAATTTGCAGATATGTTTGAGGACAGGTTTGTCCGTCAGGGTCATGATGAGGATCGCTCTATTGCTGATTCACTCAACCTTGGCTGGGAGCTTTTGTCAAGCCTACCTGAAGAACAGCTTACACGTATTGACAGGGAACTTATTCAGAAGTATCACCCGAAATACAGAAAGAAGGAGTGA
- a CDS encoding V-type ATP synthase subunit A — MEVKGKSKGILKRISGPVVTAVDLDAHMYDVVRVGNEQLMGEVIKIDGENIIIQVYEATDGIRPGEPVENTGLSLAVELGPGLLTSIYDGIQRPLEVLMEKMGSFIERGVNAPGLDHEKKWEFKPLVKAGDEAGPGAIIGEVQETNIVTKIMVPPNFKGGKIKDIKSGSFTVDDVICVLDSGEDVCMMHKWPVRVPRPFIEKKNPDVPLITGLRILDGLFPIAKGGTAAIPGPFGSGKTVTQQSLAKWSDAEIVVYIGCGERGNEMTEVLTEFPELEDPKTGKPLMERTILIANTSNMPVAAREASVYTGITIAEYFRDMGYDVSLMADSTSRWAEAMREISSRLEEMPGEEGYPAYLSARLSEFYERAGRVDALCGKMGSITVIGAVSPPGGDFSEPVTQNTLRIVKCFWALDAKLSQRRHFPAINWLNSYSLYLNSLAPYYDEQVSPELNPLRAWAMEVLQKESELQEIVQLVGSDALPEAEQVTIEIARMLREMFLQQNAYDAVDAYCSMEKQFDLLKAIRRYADLAYNAQKSGFSIAAIIAVKSKNELARLKYIAEYKGELENILKEMDAEFAKIKEA; from the coding sequence GTGGAAGTAAAAGGAAAATCTAAAGGAATTTTAAAGAGGATTTCCGGGCCGGTCGTTACCGCAGTTGATCTTGACGCACATATGTATGATGTGGTCAGGGTAGGTAACGAACAGCTGATGGGTGAGGTCATCAAAATTGATGGCGAAAATATCATCATTCAGGTGTACGAGGCGACCGACGGTATCCGCCCAGGCGAACCGGTAGAAAACACCGGACTTTCCCTGGCAGTTGAGCTGGGACCTGGTCTTCTGACAAGTATCTATGATGGTATTCAGAGACCGCTTGAAGTGCTCATGGAGAAGATGGGCAGTTTTATTGAGCGTGGTGTAAACGCACCAGGTCTCGACCACGAGAAGAAGTGGGAATTCAAACCACTCGTTAAAGCAGGCGATGAGGCAGGTCCCGGAGCTATCATAGGAGAGGTTCAGGAGACAAACATCGTCACAAAAATCATGGTTCCGCCAAATTTCAAGGGCGGAAAGATTAAGGATATAAAATCAGGCAGTTTTACAGTCGATGATGTTATCTGTGTCCTTGATTCAGGCGAAGATGTCTGCATGATGCATAAGTGGCCTGTACGTGTTCCAAGACCGTTTATCGAAAAGAAAAACCCGGATGTACCGTTGATCACCGGTCTTCGTATACTGGACGGTTTATTCCCGATTGCAAAGGGTGGAACAGCTGCAATTCCGGGACCGTTTGGTTCAGGAAAGACAGTTACACAGCAGTCACTTGCAAAGTGGTCTGATGCAGAGATAGTAGTCTACATCGGATGCGGTGAGCGTGGAAACGAGATGACAGAGGTTTTGACAGAATTCCCTGAACTTGAGGATCCAAAGACCGGAAAGCCTTTAATGGAGAGGACAATTCTTATCGCAAACACCTCAAATATGCCTGTTGCAGCCCGTGAAGCATCAGTTTACACCGGTATCACAATTGCGGAGTACTTCCGTGATATGGGATACGATGTATCACTTATGGCTGACTCAACATCCCGCTGGGCAGAAGCAATGCGTGAGATTTCATCACGTCTTGAGGAGATGCCTGGTGAGGAGGGTTATCCGGCGTACCTTTCAGCACGTCTTTCAGAGTTCTACGAGCGTGCAGGACGTGTGGATGCACTCTGTGGTAAGATGGGTTCAATTACTGTTATCGGTGCGGTTTCCCCGCCTGGTGGAGATTTCTCCGAGCCTGTTACACAAAACACTCTTCGTATTGTAAAGTGTTTCTGGGCACTTGATGCAAAACTCTCACAGAGGCGTCACTTCCCGGCTATTAACTGGCTCAACTCTTACTCGCTTTACCTAAACTCTCTTGCTCCGTACTACGATGAGCAGGTGTCACCTGAGCTTAATCCGCTTCGTGCATGGGCTATGGAAGTCCTTCAAAAGGAGTCTGAGCTTCAGGAAATTGTTCAGCTTGTAGGTTCAGATGCACTTCCGGAAGCAGAGCAGGTCACAATTGAGATTGCAAGGATGCTTCGTGAAATGTTTTTGCAACAGAATGCTTACGATGCAGTTGATGCATACTGTTCAATGGAAAAGCAGTTTGATCTTCTAAAGGCAATCAGAAGATATGCAGATCTTGCATACAATGCACAGAAGAGTGGTTTTTCAATCGCCGCAATTATTGCTGTCAAGTCCAAAAACGAACTTGCACGTCTTAAATACATTGCAGAGTACAAGGGTGAACTTGAAAACATCTTAAAAGAGATGGATGCAGAGTTTGCAAAGATTAAGGAGGCCTGA
- a CDS encoding V-type ATP synthase subunit F, producing the protein MEIAVVGNSEFILGFRLAGIQKTYAADSEDSLVAQVTKAMDDRDVGIIVLKGEDMQKLPFRLRTTLSESVKPTVIAIGGETGGLSMRERIKRSVGVDLWK; encoded by the coding sequence ATGGAAATAGCAGTTGTTGGAAACAGTGAGTTCATACTGGGATTCCGTCTTGCCGGCATCCAGAAGACCTATGCCGCTGACAGCGAAGATTCGCTTGTCGCACAGGTTACAAAGGCTATGGATGACAGAGATGTGGGAATCATTGTACTCAAAGGCGAAGATATGCAGAAACTGCCGTTTCGTCTTCGCACCACACTTTCAGAATCTGTAAAACCGACCGTTATCGCAATTGGCGGTGAAACGGGCGGTCTTTCCATGAGAGAGAGAATTAAGAGATCAGTGGGTGTTGATCTGTGGAAGTAA
- a CDS encoding V-type ATP synthase subunit C, which produces MAAVNTTGPAPYIYACTRMRVRKAALLPREEYMRMLNMELPEITRFIGETRYKTEIDELASSFSGIDLMEIALSWNLAKEYQKIISLVPGHLKGFTKSYLLRWDIQNVLTILRGKMQGVSGGRIKEILIPAGSLDRTILDRLVTEDSTDRIIDGLKGHMLYSIFEREISAAIESGSFSHMENELYKEYYRILIKESKSGVKGGHAFLKYIYLDIDTNNLDTVLRVKGESDTESLRELMIEGGSFTIDELVRFAGTESVDEIIDAVKKKMNTDSFDTVFEALKEGKSAQEIETGLIKAKLSAMDRLSKLYPMSVAPILLYLEMKHYEVTNLRAIARGKESKLPSESIEACMVV; this is translated from the coding sequence ATGGCTGCAGTTAATACTACAGGCCCTGCTCCCTACATATACGCCTGTACACGTATGCGTGTTCGGAAGGCGGCTCTCCTTCCCCGTGAGGAGTATATGCGAATGCTTAATATGGAGCTTCCTGAGATAACCCGTTTCATAGGCGAAACAAGGTATAAAACAGAGATTGATGAGCTTGCCTCATCCTTCTCAGGCATTGACTTAATGGAGATAGCACTCTCCTGGAATCTTGCAAAAGAGTACCAGAAGATAATTTCTCTCGTTCCCGGGCACTTAAAAGGCTTTACAAAAAGTTACCTTTTAAGATGGGATATTCAGAATGTGCTTACAATCCTGAGAGGCAAGATGCAGGGAGTATCCGGCGGCAGGATAAAAGAGATCCTGATTCCGGCAGGAAGTCTTGACAGAACCATTCTTGACAGACTTGTTACTGAAGATTCAACAGACAGAATCATAGACGGCTTAAAAGGGCATATGCTTTACAGCATCTTTGAGCGTGAGATCTCAGCCGCAATTGAGTCAGGTTCGTTTTCACATATGGAAAATGAGCTGTACAAGGAATATTACAGGATTTTAATCAAAGAATCCAAGAGTGGTGTCAAAGGAGGGCATGCGTTCCTTAAATATATCTATCTTGATATTGACACAAACAACCTTGATACAGTTCTTCGTGTGAAAGGCGAATCTGATACTGAATCACTGCGTGAATTGATGATTGAGGGTGGAAGTTTTACAATTGACGAACTTGTCCGCTTTGCAGGGACAGAAAGCGTTGATGAGATAATTGACGCTGTCAAAAAGAAGATGAACACCGATTCATTTGACACAGTGTTTGAGGCATTAAAGGAAGGTAAATCCGCTCAGGAGATAGAAACCGGTCTTATAAAAGCCAAGCTTTCCGCGATGGACAGACTTTCAAAGCTCTATCCGATGTCGGTTGCACCGATTCTTCTGTATCTTGAGATGAAGCATTACGAAGTAACAAACCTTCGTGCAATTGCACGCGGAAAGGAGTCAAAACTCCCTTCAGAGAGCATTGAAGCCTGTATGGTGGTGTGA
- a CDS encoding V-type ATP synthase subunit E family protein, with protein MALDAVVGEIRDKGKNEAAAIIKEAKAEADIILAEAGEKAVAIKTTAEEEANRQSAQIITRETAAANLAVKREVLNAQKDLLDKVRNSTVEAIDALPEDFHKKAVRELCKIAAKELGEGVFYCNARDKAAAESAIAELKTLSGFTLAGTKEISGGVIAESKDGQLQLDFSYGSCLGEVWENGLKDASEALFK; from the coding sequence ATGGCATTGGATGCTGTAGTCGGTGAGATTAGAGATAAAGGCAAAAACGAAGCCGCGGCTATAATTAAAGAAGCAAAGGCAGAGGCAGACATAATTCTTGCAGAAGCAGGAGAAAAGGCTGTCGCCATCAAAACCACAGCAGAAGAAGAGGCAAACCGTCAGTCAGCCCAGATTATTACGAGGGAGACTGCGGCCGCAAACCTTGCCGTTAAAAGGGAGGTTTTAAACGCCCAAAAAGACCTTCTTGACAAGGTACGTAACTCTACTGTTGAGGCTATTGATGCACTTCCTGAAGACTTTCATAAAAAAGCCGTCAGGGAGCTTTGCAAAATAGCGGCCAAGGAGCTTGGTGAAGGCGTATTCTACTGCAATGCACGTGATAAGGCAGCAGCAGAATCAGCAATTGCCGAGCTTAAGACTTTATCCGGATTTACACTGGCTGGAACAAAAGAAATCTCAGGTGGCGTCATAGCCGAGAGTAAAGACGGACAGCTTCAGCTTGATTTCAGCTACGGCTCATGTCTTGGCGAAGTCTGGGAAAACGGACTCAAAGACGCATCAGAGGCTCTGTTTAAGTAG
- a CDS encoding ATPase, whose protein sequence is MVVETMTIEVAEASAVGFKAIGAGLAVGLAGMGTGLAQLGIGGAAVGATAENKEMFGLALLFTVIPETVVIFGLVVALLLLFT, encoded by the coding sequence ATGGTAGTTGAAACTATGACAATTGAAGTTGCAGAAGCATCTGCAGTAGGATTTAAAGCAATTGGTGCAGGTCTTGCAGTAGGACTTGCCGGTATGGGTACAGGTCTCGCACAGCTTGGTATCGGTGGAGCGGCAGTAGGCGCAACCGCTGAAAACAAGGAAATGTTTGGTCTTGCACTTCTGTTTACAGTTATCCCTGAGACAGTCGTTATCTTTGGTCTTGTAGTTGCACTTCTTCTCCTCTTTACATAA
- a CDS encoding V-type ATP synthase subunit I gives MFKVQRMSKLLIAASKDQLDPIVRELYRYNVFHIEDFVEQEAEGYEGFKIGKPMPKASAISTELIRIRSLSNATGISPDSVERGALQKSASLRKSIGEELPAIEKEITALTGRRNDLESQIREIEQKITELTPFAAFPEDLSLLSGYEDFIAIAGHISEDVDLPVPSEKFFTGEVSGNLLVAVVPKSAYSEAENFLADNGLQSLPIPKEEGIAQSRIESYTHEKARLEKEIGEISEQITAQKSKHASFLVACDELLTADVERAEAPLRFATTEQTFVAEGWIPSDKVQSLIADLEKATDGKICVVEEEIDYEKDIVPIEYDNPDFSKPAEALMDIYSRPQYTEFDPTLLMAIVFPVFFGFILGDIAYGLVLLILSIGLRKLVKDSMAGNQLLDVLRNASIMSIIFGFLYSEFLGFGCPWEPLIMSRHFNIGAAHAGGHGPDAILLLIVTAWIGILHITLGRAIHMRNAYVQLHPGSHRSKVMFAQFGWIIVMWGILFLIWTIAPIPMMPDLTSAPLVAGYNIFAFVGALLIVIGVIGIGRESALELMELPTIISHVLSYTRLAAVGLSSVAIAAVVNFIAIGMMIEPGLAELSIVGIIMIVVGILVFLIGHILNTALGLLGGGLHSIRLHYVEFFTKFYQGGGKKYEPFGIIRKFTEE, from the coding sequence ATGTTTAAAGTCCAGAGGATGAGCAAACTGCTCATCGCCGCGTCCAAAGATCAGCTTGACCCGATTGTACGTGAGTTGTACAGATACAATGTCTTCCACATAGAGGACTTTGTCGAACAGGAGGCCGAAGGATACGAAGGCTTTAAGATCGGAAAACCGATGCCTAAAGCTTCAGCTATCTCAACGGAGCTTATTAGAATTCGTTCACTTTCAAATGCAACCGGGATTTCACCCGATTCAGTTGAAAGAGGAGCACTGCAAAAGTCAGCAAGTCTTAGAAAAAGCATTGGAGAAGAACTCCCTGCTATTGAAAAAGAGATAACTGCACTTACAGGCAGAAGGAATGATCTTGAATCTCAGATTCGTGAAATCGAACAGAAGATTACAGAACTGACACCTTTTGCCGCATTTCCGGAGGATTTGTCATTGCTATCAGGTTATGAAGACTTTATAGCAATTGCAGGACACATCTCCGAAGATGTTGACCTGCCGGTTCCGAGTGAAAAATTCTTCACAGGCGAAGTTTCAGGAAACCTTCTTGTTGCTGTTGTACCTAAATCTGCTTATAGCGAAGCTGAAAATTTCCTTGCAGACAATGGTCTGCAATCATTGCCCATTCCAAAAGAAGAGGGCATTGCACAAAGCAGAATAGAGTCATACACTCATGAGAAAGCCCGTCTCGAAAAAGAGATTGGTGAGATATCCGAGCAGATAACTGCTCAAAAATCTAAGCACGCATCGTTTCTGGTGGCATGCGATGAACTGCTCACGGCAGATGTGGAGCGTGCAGAAGCGCCGCTTAGATTTGCAACAACAGAACAGACATTTGTCGCTGAAGGATGGATTCCGTCCGATAAGGTTCAAAGTCTGATAGCCGATCTTGAAAAGGCCACAGACGGAAAAATCTGTGTTGTCGAAGAAGAGATTGACTATGAAAAAGATATCGTGCCTATCGAATATGATAACCCTGACTTTTCAAAGCCGGCAGAGGCTTTAATGGATATCTATTCAAGGCCGCAGTACACAGAATTTGACCCTACATTGCTTATGGCAATTGTTTTCCCGGTATTCTTTGGTTTTATCCTTGGAGATATCGCATATGGTCTTGTACTGCTTATTCTAAGCATTGGTCTTAGAAAACTTGTAAAAGACAGCATGGCTGGAAACCAGCTTTTGGATGTCTTAAGAAATGCAAGTATAATGAGCATAATTTTTGGTTTCTTATATAGTGAATTCTTAGGATTCGGGTGTCCGTGGGAGCCTTTAATCATGAGTCGCCATTTCAATATAGGTGCGGCACATGCAGGCGGTCATGGTCCGGATGCAATATTACTTCTTATCGTTACGGCATGGATAGGAATATTACACATCACACTTGGAAGAGCAATTCACATGAGAAATGCATATGTTCAGCTGCATCCCGGAAGCCACAGAAGCAAGGTTATGTTTGCACAGTTTGGCTGGATTATAGTTATGTGGGGAATTTTATTCCTTATCTGGACAATTGCACCAATTCCAATGATGCCTGATCTTACATCCGCACCACTTGTTGCAGGATACAATATCTTCGCATTCGTTGGAGCATTGTTGATTGTAATCGGAGTTATTGGAATCGGACGCGAATCAGCACTTGAACTGATGGAGCTTCCGACAATCATAAGTCACGTGCTTTCATACACACGTCTTGCGGCTGTTGGTCTCTCATCCGTTGCTATTGCGGCTGTTGTAAATTTCATTGCAATCGGCATGATGATTGAGCCGGGCCTTGCTGAATTAAGCATCGTTGGCATAATAATGATAGTCGTTGGAATACTCGTATTCCTGATTGGACACATTTTAAACACCGCTCTTGGTCTTCTTGGCGGTGGACTGCATTCTATTCGTTTGCACTATGTAGAGTTCTTCACCAAATTCTATCAGGGTGGAGGAAAGAAGTACGAACCATTTGGAATTATAAGAAAATTTACGGAGGAATAA
- a CDS encoding V-type ATPase subunit subunit G family protein produces the protein MKTEVLKSIKDSEEEYKKTISTALEEKKRIIADAEAEAGNLIAKAQKDAEEYKNKRIADARSEAEIKYAGIVKDGEQRAETLKKSAAGNLDKAVNMLVEQFKVKLNV, from the coding sequence ATGAAGACTGAGGTTCTCAAGAGCATCAAAGATTCAGAAGAAGAGTACAAAAAAACGATCAGTACAGCTTTGGAAGAAAAAAAGCGCATTATAGCTGACGCCGAAGCTGAGGCTGGCAATCTTATTGCGAAAGCACAAAAAGATGCTGAAGAGTACAAGAACAAGCGTATCGCAGACGCACGATCTGAAGCAGAAATTAAGTATGCAGGGATTGTAAAGGACGGCGAACAGCGTGCTGAGACTCTTAAAAAGAGCGCAGCAGGAAACCTTGACAAAGCAGTAAACATGCTTGTAGAACAGTTCAAGGTGAAGTTAAATGTTTAA
- a CDS encoding archaellin/type IV pilin N-terminal domain-containing protein — protein MISDSEAFTGLEAAIVLIAFVVVASVFSFAILGAGFYATSQTEGVLHNAVSEAGAMPELLGNVYGHSGGDGINKIQFSLSQSSGGQMIDFSGMVVTWSTPDEVLIIDQNVPLYDEAGITAGCWGIIKRKSQPDYEDNFLDSGEVFTILIHLAPGHELKEGQKFTIEMVSQSTGSFMITRSAPYQFDTVNIL, from the coding sequence TTGATTTCAGACTCCGAAGCTTTCACAGGTCTTGAGGCCGCAATAGTTCTAATTGCATTTGTAGTTGTAGCTTCGGTCTTTTCTTTTGCAATCCTTGGTGCAGGATTTTATGCTACATCACAGACTGAAGGAGTACTTCATAATGCCGTGTCTGAAGCAGGTGCAATGCCTGAGCTTTTGGGAAATGTATATGGACATAGCGGTGGAGACGGAATAAATAAGATACAGTTTTCTCTTTCACAGTCTTCCGGCGGGCAGATGATTGATTTTTCCGGAATGGTTGTTACATGGAGCACTCCTGATGAGGTTTTAATAATCGATCAAAATGTTCCGCTTTATGATGAAGCGGGAATTACTGCCGGATGCTGGGGGATTATCAAGCGAAAATCCCAGCCGGATTATGAAGATAATTTCCTCGACAGCGGAGAGGTATTTACTATTCTTATACACCTTGCACCGGGACATGAGCTAAAAGAAGGTCAGAAATTTACAATTGAAATGGTATCCCAGTCAACAGGTTCATTTATGATAACAAGGTCAGCACCATATCAGTTTGATACTGTAAATATTCTATAA